CGTCCAAAGGTTCGCTGCAGGACGCGCGCCCCGCCGGCAGCACCTACTGCGTGATGTCGCTGCGCGAGTCCGGCGAGCAGCTGGTGCGCGAGGGGATCACGACGCCCGAGGAGGTGCGGCGCGTCCTCAGCCTCGACGACGCCCCCGAGCACGACCCCGGCGCGCTTCCGGCACGCCGCGCGCCGGGTCCGGAGCCGTCGTGAGCGTCGCGTTCCGCTATCGCGCCGCGACGGCGGCCGGCGACGTGATCGAGGGGGTGCTGCAGGCCCCAACCCCGCGAGCCGCCATCGACGAGCTGCGTCGGCAGACGCTCGTCCCCGTCTCGGTGGAGCCGGTCGAGCGAGCCGCCGCGACTCGTCAGGCACCCCAATGGCTCGGTGGCCAGCGCCGCGACGACGCGCTGGCGACCGCGACACGCACGATGGCGACCATGTTGGCCGGGGGGGCCACCCTCGAGCGCGCGCTGCGCTTTGCCGCCGATCACGCCGCGACCGGGGAACTGCGCGACGCCCTGTCGGCGGTGCGACAGGATGTGCAGCGCGGCGAGACGCTGGCCACGGCACTGCGCACGCGCGTCGCCACGTTTGGCACCCTGGCCCCTGCCGTCGTGCGGGCCGGCGAGGAGAGTGGCACGCTCGACGACGCGCTGGCGCGACTGGCCGACCACGTCGAGCGCACGCGTGACCTGCGCGCGCAGCTCCGCGCCGCCTTGCTGTACCCGGCGCTCATGGGACTCGTCGCCGGCGCGGGGATGCTGGTCCTGCTCACCTTCGTCGTCCCGCGCTTCGTGGCGCTCCTCAACGACACCGGAGGGACGCTGCCGGTCTCGACGCGGCTCCTGATCGCGGGGAGCGGCGTGGTCACGCACTGGTGGTGGCTCTGGCTCGCGTTAGGTGCCGTCGCGATCGTCGGGGGGCGGGGGTGGTTGCAGCAGCCGGGGAACCGGGCCCGCTGGCACGCGGCGCGCCTCGGCTGGCCGGTGGTGGGGACGCTCGAGCGGGCCGTGGCCACCGCGCGCTTCGCCCGCGCCTTCGGCACGCTCCTGCATGGCGGGAGCGGGATCCTCGCCTCGCTCCGCGTGGCGCGCGAAGCCGTGGACAACGTCGCCCTCTCGACGCGGCTGGCGGGGTGCGAGCGCGCGGTCGAGCGCGGCGAACCGCTCGCGGCCTCGCTCGAGGGGGTGCTCCCTCCCCTCGCCACCCAGCTTCTGGCCGTCGGCGAGGAGAGCGGTGCCCTCGACTCGATGGCGCTCCGGGTGGCCGACACCTTCGACGCCGAATCGCAGCGCACGCTACGGTCGTTGGTCGCCTTGGTCGAACCGCTCCTCATCGTCGTCTTCGGCGCCCTCGTGGGCTTCGTGGCGCTGGCGATGCTGCAGGCGATTTACTCGATCAACGCGTCGGCGCTATGATCCGAATGCGGCGCACGCCGTCCCACCCCGGAGCTCCACGACTCATGCATGCGACTCGACGCCCTTCACGCGGCTTCACCCTGCTGGAACTCCTGGTGGTGATCATCGTGCTCGGCCTCCTGGCCGGGCTCGTGGCGCCGCAGATCTTCGGGCGGGTGGGCGAGGCCAAGGTCACCACGGCGCGCACACAGATGTCTTTGGTGGGGACGGCGCTCGACAGCTATCGCCTGGACAACGGCGCCTATCCGACCACCGAGCAGGGGTTGCAGGCGCTCCGCGACAAGCCCACGCGCGAACCAATCGCAACCAACTGGCGTGGACCGTACCTGCGGAAGGAGGTCCCGCTCGATCCCTGGGGGCGCGCCTATGTCTACCGCGCCCCCGGGAGCCGCAATCCCAACGGCTACGACCTGTCGACGCTCGGCCGCGATGGAACGGAAGGGGGAACGGGGGAGGATGCGGACCAGATCGGCCAGTAAGCAGCGCCCTTCGACTGGAAGGACGATGGGGCGCAAACCGTGGGATGGTGCTGGAACGGCCGGTCGCTAGTCGTCTTCTCCCACACGCCGAGTGTGCGCCCCCGCACGGAGCGCGCGACGCCTCAGCCATACCGTTGTCCGGGTTTGAATTGCGTCGCCGCGCGCGCTAACGTCGCGAGGGGTGAGATCGTCGAATATGGGTCGGCGTCGGGGAGGCGCGACCATCACCATCACCGGGTAGCAGGGGAGTCGTATGCGCCACATTGCGTCTGGTCCCGACCTCGACGACGCGCGCGAAGCTCGGGAGGCGGAGGAGTTGCTGGCGGCGAGCGCGGTCGCCTCGAGCGACGCGGCCACCACGGACCTGCCCGACGATAGGCAGGGCGAGCGCCCCTCGCGTCGCCGCTTCTTCGCCCTCGGCGTCTCGATGGCTGCCGCCTCGGTCGCCAGCGCCACCGCGGCGTCGGCGCAGCAGGGGACCAAGCCGTCGGCAACGCGCACGATGGTCAAGCGCCTGCTGTCGCAGCCCCCCAATCCCGCCTTCGACCCGTTCAAGAAGCCCGACCCGGCGGCGCAGAAGGGATGGGACAGCGCCCTCACCCGCCTCGTGCGGCGCGTGACCAACGGCGTGACCGAGGACGAAATCAAGCTCGCGCAGAAGCTCGGCTTCGTGGGCTACCTCAACTACCACCTCGCGTTCACCAAGATCGACGACGCCTACGCGCAGAACTTCGTCGCGTCGGCCTATCCGTATTTGGGGCAGAGCGTCGACCAGCTGTACAACGTCGACCAGGGGATGCTGCAGTCCCAGCTGACGGAATCGACCCTGTATCGCGCCGCCTTCTCCAAACGGCAGCTGTACGAGCGCATGGTCGAGTTCTGGAGCGACCACTTCAACATCGCCTTCCCGCAGGTCAACTACCTCAAGCTCGTCGATGACCGCGAGGTCATCCGCAAGCATGCGTTAGGCAAGTTCCCGGAGCTGCTCAAGGCCTCGGCGCATTCGCCGGCCATGCTCGAGTACCTCGACAACACGCGCAACCGCCAGCGCACGCTCAACGAGAACTACGCCCGCGAGATCATGGAGCTGCACACGCTGGGCGTGGACGGCGGCTACACGCAGGCCGATGTGCGCGAGCTGGCGCGTGTGCTCACCGGGTGGACGCTCTCGGGGCGCGGCACCTTCAACTTCGACGCGTCGGGGCACGACTACGGCGCCAAGTCGGTGATGGGGCAGGTGATCGCGGCCATGCCCGCCAGCGCCGGCGTCGCCGCCAAGTCCGAGGGCGACCAGATGATCGACTTCCTGGTCAAGCACCCCAGCACGGCCAAGTACATCTCGACCAAGATGCTGCGGTGGCTGCTGCAGTATGAGCCCACCGCGGCGCAGGTGACCGCCGTCGCGTCCGTCTATACGCGCACGCAGGGCGACATCCCGTCGATGGTGCGGGCGATCCTGACGCCGGCCAACGTCACCGCCGCGGCCCCCAAGCTCAAGCGCCCCTACACCTTCCTCCTGTCGGCGCTGCGCGGGCTGAATCCGACCGTCAGCGCCGTCGCCGGTCCGCGCCGGTCGCTCACGACGCTCGGTCAACCGATGTTCATGTGGGATCCGCCTGACGGCTACCCCGACCGGGCCGACTACTGGGCCGGCGGCGTGCTGCAGCGCTGGAACATCGCGGTGTCGCTGGCCAACCTCGGCACCACCGGGGAGATGACGCTCGACATCTCGCGCTTCAATGCCATCAACACCCCCGACGGCGTGCTCACGGCCATCAACAAGGCGTTGTTCGGCGGCGAGATGCCCGATCGCCTCAAGGGACAGTTGCTCACCTACCTGCAGGTGCAACCGACCCCCAGTGCGACCCGCGTGCGCGAGACGATCGCCCTCGCCATGAGCTCCTCGACGTTCCAATGGATCTGACCCCGGGACGCCCCTGCGACCCGCGACACCGCCACGCCACTGACAGGACGCCCCGGAGCGAACCATGAGCCAGAACGAGCACGACGACTGCGCGTGCACCGAATACAACGAACTGGTCAGCCGACGAGAGTTCCTCGGGACGACTGGGGGGATGTCGGGGGCCGCCCTCTATGCGTGGGCGTATCCCGAGTGGCTTCCCAAGGTCTCGTTCGCCGACTCGTTCGTCGCCAACCGTGACGTGATCGTCTCGGTCTTCCTGCGCGGCGGGGCCGACGGGCTCTCGTTATGCGCGCCCTTCGGCGACCCCCTGTACTACACCGGGCGCCCGACGATTGCCATTCCGCGCCCCGACAGCACCGCCGCCACCAAGGGGATCGCGCTCGACAGC
Above is a window of Gemmatimonadota bacterium DNA encoding:
- a CDS encoding DUF1800 domain-containing protein, which codes for MRHIASGPDLDDAREAREAEELLAASAVASSDAATTDLPDDRQGERPSRRRFFALGVSMAAASVASATAASAQQGTKPSATRTMVKRLLSQPPNPAFDPFKKPDPAAQKGWDSALTRLVRRVTNGVTEDEIKLAQKLGFVGYLNYHLAFTKIDDAYAQNFVASAYPYLGQSVDQLYNVDQGMLQSQLTESTLYRAAFSKRQLYERMVEFWSDHFNIAFPQVNYLKLVDDREVIRKHALGKFPELLKASAHSPAMLEYLDNTRNRQRTLNENYAREIMELHTLGVDGGYTQADVRELARVLTGWTLSGRGTFNFDASGHDYGAKSVMGQVIAAMPASAGVAAKSEGDQMIDFLVKHPSTAKYISTKMLRWLLQYEPTAAQVTAVASVYTRTQGDIPSMVRAILTPANVTAAAPKLKRPYTFLLSALRGLNPTVSAVAGPRRSLTTLGQPMFMWDPPDGYPDRADYWAGGVLQRWNIAVSLANLGTTGEMTLDISRFNAINTPDGVLTAINKALFGGEMPDRLKGQLLTYLQVQPTPSATRVRETIALAMSSSTFQWI
- the gspG gene encoding type II secretion system major pseudopilin GspG; the protein is MHATRRPSRGFTLLELLVVIIVLGLLAGLVAPQIFGRVGEAKVTTARTQMSLVGTALDSYRLDNGAYPTTEQGLQALRDKPTREPIATNWRGPYLRKEVPLDPWGRAYVYRAPGSRNPNGYDLSTLGRDGTEGGTGEDADQIGQ
- a CDS encoding type II secretion system F family protein produces the protein MSVAFRYRAATAAGDVIEGVLQAPTPRAAIDELRRQTLVPVSVEPVERAAATRQAPQWLGGQRRDDALATATRTMATMLAGGATLERALRFAADHAATGELRDALSAVRQDVQRGETLATALRTRVATFGTLAPAVVRAGEESGTLDDALARLADHVERTRDLRAQLRAALLYPALMGLVAGAGMLVLLTFVVPRFVALLNDTGGTLPVSTRLLIAGSGVVTHWWWLWLALGAVAIVGGRGWLQQPGNRARWHAARLGWPVVGTLERAVATARFARAFGTLLHGGSGILASLRVAREAVDNVALSTRLAGCERAVERGEPLAASLEGVLPPLATQLLAVGEESGALDSMALRVADTFDAESQRTLRSLVALVEPLLIVVFGALVGFVALAMLQAIYSINASAL